A single region of the Lotus japonicus ecotype B-129 chromosome 4, LjGifu_v1.2 genome encodes:
- the LOC130710574 gene encoding BTB/POZ domain-containing protein At5g47800-like isoform X6, which translates to MKFMKLGTRPDTFYTEQATRTLISDIAADLVIQINDINYLLHKFALLPKCGLLQRLCYDSSDSESVSVELHDIPGGEDAFELCAKFCYGISIKISAHNFVPTLSAAKFLRMNDSIERGNLVGKLESFFNSCILEGWKDSIATLQSTATLPEWSENLGIVRKCIDSIIEKILTPPPQVKWSFTYTRPGYTKKEHHSVPKDWWTEDVSDLDIDLFRCIVMAIRSTYVLPPQLIGEALHVYACRWLPGITKLKTSGSSVSQTEEPNKERNRKILETIVSMIPADRGSVSVGFLFRLLSISIHLSASSVIKTELIRRASLQFEEATVSDLLYPSKTSSEQNYYDVELVQAVLETFLKLWKRMSPGAVDNSYFLRSVRNVGRLIDSYLQVVARDDNMQVSKFVSLAETVPSIARVDHDDLYKAIDIYLKVHPDMSKTDKKRLCGILDCQRLSPEVRSHAVKNELLPLRTVVQLLYFEQEKGSKANASQKLPKPHEILAGIKHRPATRDDGQSKQSLGQDKEFNGEVTRTQRLDSKLPLELEKKMVIRGDTERELDKVRRAKDESSSSCKVELDPKRIIRRARSKSEHSMKREDKDHR; encoded by the exons ATGAAGTTCATGAAACTTGGGACAAGGCCAGATACTTTCTACACTGAACAAGCTACCAG AACCCTGATATCAGATATAGCTGCAGACCTTGTGATACAAATCAATGATATTAATTATCTGCTACACAAG TTTGCGCTTCTTCCAAAATGCGGCCTCTTGCAGAGGCTTTGCTATGATTCTAGTGATTCTGAGAGTGTATCTGTAGAGCTTCATGATATACCTGGAGGAGAAGATGCTTTTGAACTCTGTGCTAAGTTTTGCTATGGAATTTCAATCAAAATCAGTGCCCATAACTTTGTACCTACACTCAGTGCTGCCAAGTTTCTTAGAATGAACGACTCCATTGAGAGGGGAAACTTGGTAGGAAAACTTGAATCATTTTTCAATTCATGCATTCTTGAAGGTTGGAAGGATTCCATTGCCACGCTTCAGAGTACTGCTACGTTACCAGAGTGGTCTGAGAATCTTGGTATTGTCAGAAAGTGCATTGATTCAATTATTGAGAAAATTCTCACACCCCCACCACAG GTCAAATGGTCCTTCACATACACCAGGCCTGGTTATACAAAAAAAGAGCATCATTCTGTCCCAAAGGATTGGTGGACTGAGGATGTTTCTGATCTTGACATAGATCTTTTCAGGTGCATAGTAATGGCTATTAGATCAACCTATGTTCTCCCACCACAGCTTATAGGTGAAGCTTTACATGTCTATGCCTGCCGGTGGCTACCCGGCATCACAAAGCTTAAAACTTCAGGCAGTTCAGTGTCTCAAACAGAAGAGCCCAATAAAGAGAGAAACAGAAAAATTCTTGAAACCATTGTGAGCATGATTCCTGCAGATAGAGGGTCTGTTTCAGTTGGCTTCTTGTTTAGGCTTCTCAGCATTTCAATTCATTTGAGTGCCTCTTCAGTGATAAAAACAGAACTGATAAGGAGAGCCAGTTTGCAGTTTGAGGAGGCAACAGTGAGTGACTTGCTTTATCCTTCAAAAACATCTTCTGAACAGAACTATTATGATGTTGAGTTAGTTCAAGCAGTGCTGGAAACATTCTTGAAGCTTTGGAAAAGAATGTCCCCAGGTGCTGTGGACAACAGCTACTTTTTAAGATCAGTCAGAAATGTAGGCAGGCTCATTGATTCCTATCTTCAAGTGGTTGCAAGAGATGATAACATGCAAGTTTCAAAGTTTGTCTCTCTTGCTGAAACTGTGCCGAGTATTGCTCGAGTAGATCACGATGATCTGTACAAGGCGATCGACATCTATCTTAAG GTGCATCCTGACATGAGCAAGACAGACAAGAAGCGCTTGTGTGGGATTCTAGACTGCCAAAGACTGTCCCCAGAAGTGCGTTCCCATGCAGTGAAAAACGAGCTTCTGCCATTAAGAACTGTTGTGCAGCTCCTCTACTTTGAGCAAGAGAAAGGGTCTAAGGCAAATGCCAGTCAAAAACTGCCAAAACCACATGAGATACTTGCAGGAATAAAACATAGACCAGCCACAAGGGATGATGGCCAGAGCAAGCAATCTTTAGGCCAAGATAAAGAGTTCAATGGAGAAGTGACAAGAACTCAAAGATTAGATAGTAAGTTGCCATTGGAACTAGAAAAAAAGATGGTTATCAGAGGAGACACTGAGAGGGAGTTAGATAAGGTGAGGAGAGCCAAAGATGAAAGTAGTTCAAGCTGCAAGGTGGAATTGGATCCTAAAAGAATCATAAGAAGGGCAAGAAGTAAATCAGAACATAGCATGAAAAGGGAAGATAAAGATCATAGGTAA